GATGTCTTCACCGAAGTCTATGGATACTCGGGTTCGAGGCGCGCAATCTGGATCGGCTTTTTTGCTTCTGGACTCATGGCTTTCATGGGCTTCGTTACTGTTCACATCCCGCCAGCGCCGGATTGGCCAAACCAGCATGCCTTCGAAATCATCTTCAACTTCGTTCCGCGGATGGTGGCAGCAAGCCTAATCGCTTTCTGGTGCGGTGAGTTCGCGAACTCCTACACGCTGGCACGAATGAAGCTGCTCACAGAAGGACGCTGGCTGTGGACGCGAACTGTGGGATCTACGGTGGTGGGGCAAGCTGTGGACACCACTATCGTCATGTTTCTCGCATTCGGCGGCACTCTGAATCCGAAATTGATCTTGAACCTGATCGGCTCAGGATATCTTGGCAAAGTGCTCTATGAGGTTCTGGCGACACCGTTGACGTACTTGGTTGTTAACTTTCTTAAGCGGACTGAAGGTGTGGACGTGTACGACACACACACGGACTTTAATCCTTTCTCAAAGGAAAAGCCGGGAGAGACGGAGATCGCCACGCCATTAAAAGCCGAGTCAGTGGCGGCTGTGGGAAGCAAGTAGCAGTAAGGCCAGTTATCTCAGTTCGGGTTTGGGAAGCGGACTGTCGCTGCGAGTGATGGTTCCATCGCTGTTGACCTTCATCACCATCAGCACTTTGTCGTCAGCCTGGATGCCGTGGCACCACTGATTTACTTCCGTCAGCACGGCCTCGACGATTCCCTGAGCAGTGTTACCGCGATTCTTTAACACAGAAGCGGCCAGCTTCTCCGATCCGAACTCTTCGTCATTCTGGTTGCAAGCCTCCAGAATCCCATCTGTGCAGCAGACTAGGATGTCGCCTGCCTTTAGTTGTGCAGTGCCGCGAGTGTAATCCGTTTTTGGGAATAGACCGATTACTGTCCCGCCGTCTTCCAGAAGCGTGCAGGTCCCCGTCTCCCCGTCCACAAGAATCGGGGGCACATGGCCGGCATTGATGTAATGAAGCCCATTGCGCCGCGTGTCCACCAGGCCAAGGAAGCAGCTCAGGTACTTCTCTGACTTGGTGTCGTTGTAGATCATCTCGTTCAACGACAAAGCCAGGACTTCCAACGAATGCAGATGCATCACCAGCGCCCGCAGAGTCGCCTGCAAGTTCGACATCACCAGTGCCGAAGAAACGCCCTTGCCTTCAACGTCGGCAACCACCAGCAAGAGCGACTGCGGACCGAGATGAAGGAAGTCGTAATAGTCTCCGCCGCACTCGAAGCAAGGCTCGTTCGCCACCGCTAAGTCAAAGCCCGGAACGACTGGGGGTTGGTCCGGTAACAGGCTCCGCTGAATACCGCGCGCCAGCGCCAGCTCCTTTTCCATGCGCTGCTTCTCGAGAGACTCGCGGTGAAGGCGCGCATTCTCCAGCGCCATGGCCATATGGCCCGAGAGCTTGGAGAGAAAATCTTCATCTTCGGCTGTGAAGTGATTCCCGGTTGTCTTATTAAGGAGCTGGATAACTCCGACTACCTCGCCCGTGTAGTGTCGAATTGGCATTCCCAGAAGAGAACGCGTCCGATAATTAAAGCGCTGATCGAAGCTTGGCTCAAATGCTGGATGCGCGTAGGCGTCCTCTACATTAACCGTCTCTGCCGTTTCGGCAACATGCCCGGCAATACCTTTGCCCCATGGCATGCGAATCTCCTGGTGATCAAGACCGAAAGCCACAATCGACCACAGCTCTTTCTGTTTGGCGTCAACCAGAAAGACACTGCCGCGATCGGCCTTCACTTCCTGCCGCGCAATCTTGAGGATTAATTCAAGCAGTTCAGCGAGATCGAGCGTCGAGTTAAGGAGGCGGGTTGCTTCAAATAACAGTGAGAGCTGTGTGATCTGCTTCTGCTGCTGTTGTGCCGCGAATACGTCGGGGACTTTGATATTGCACATCTC
The sequence above is a segment of the Acidobacteriota bacterium genome. Coding sequences within it:
- a CDS encoding transporter, whose amino-acid sequence is MSQALLQRLTHKHQSLGNFRYYDILVHIFVVVLLISNLVGSKICAIGPFRISGAQLLFPITYIFGDVFTEVYGYSGSRRAIWIGFFASGLMAFMGFVTVHIPPAPDWPNQHAFEIIFNFVPRMVAASLIAFWCGEFANSYTLARMKLLTEGRWLWTRTVGSTVVGQAVDTTIVMFLAFGGTLNPKLILNLIGSGYLGKVLYEVLATPLTYLVVNFLKRTEGVDVYDTHTDFNPFSKEKPGETEIATPLKAESVAAVGSK